TTCAAGGATGGTACAACTGTGACAGGTTTAGGCAAGATGAAAGTGAATGGAGATGTCAAATTCAAATTAAATAAAGATACCGAAAGTATAAATTATGCTCAGGTTTTGATTGACAAAATCAAAACCAGTGAATATGTTTTCCTGGATACTTACAAATATGTGATAACAACCGATGGCTTTTCTTCATGGCTAAAAGTTATTATTGAAGGCAATACAACTTTATACCAGAGAGAACCTTCCAATTATTATTATTCTGGTAGCATAACTCCAATTACTAATTACTATGTTTCGCATAAGGGCGACTCAAACATTTTTAAAATAACATCAGAAGGAATTAGTACAAATTTTAAAAAAGCTGCCAGTAATTTCTTTAAAGATTGTCCAATTTTAGTCGAAAAAATAAACTCAAAAGAATTCACCAAAGATGACATTGAAAAAGTTGTAAAATTTTATAATAACAACTGTAGCAATGCAGAATCTGCAACAACATCAATTACTAATTAAATTAAAAACAAAAAACGCTTTTAAAAATGATTCGTGAATTCTTAACGATTATTTTTTATTAAAAAGTCTATCGATTTTACAACTGATTAATCTCGATCTTTGTCAATTCAGATAATTCTAAAATTCGACCAACATCATTTTTATTCGCTACAAAAAACAAATAATTATCTCCGTGCGTATCGTAAGTCATTAATTCGAGATCACGTTTCTCTAAAGCCGATTGTATATAAGGAAACAAATCATGGCTATAGGTTTCTTCCGGATATTCGAAGTTAAGATCTTCACCTATCATTTCCGATATAAAGGCTTCCGCATCTTCAGGATCAAATTTCCAGTCGCTGTTCCAGGCATCGATAATTTCAAAAAAAGCCCAATGACCTTGCACTATTTCATGATATTCTGTATGACCTTTTTTAAAATTCTTTAAAAGTTTTTTCGACTGCTTTTGAACCAACTTATCATCTACATTTCCTCTGGAAACCAATTTTATAAATTCCTCAAAAGTTTCCTGGGTAATCTCAACATCTTCCGGTAATAAATTTTCTTGAGAAGGAAGCTCAATACTTTCCGGTAATTCTATTTCTAAGTATTGACAAATTCCCTGTAATACTCTTTCAAATTCTTTAAAGCCTATCTTCTGAGTATCGTTTTTCGGATCATTTATATCAATGTATTCCGCATCCAATATTCCTTTTGTATAATCCAGAAAATAACTATTGTTATAAATCATTCTAAAATCATTTGTCTCTAAACTATTCGTACAGCAAAAGAAAATGATAAAATTATGCAAAACATGTTTAAGATACTTTTTTGTTTCTGGAGTTGGCTCCGTATAAAACTGAATATGAATATAATCGAATTCTAATTCTGCCTGAATATCTTCTTCAGAAACAGCTCCAATATTGAGCTTTTTATAGATTTCGTTTAAGACTTCATAAGCATTTTTAAAACCTGCTTTCTTAATTTCGCTTTGAGCTTCTTCATTATTAAATGAATTTGGAAACGAATACAAATTCACCGAAACAGTATCATAAATACCTTTCAGTTTAATCTCTAATCTATTTTCTCCATTATATAAAGAAGTATAAACAGAGTCAATAACATCAAAAGAAACGATTGATTTAGGATCGTTATTTCTACCAAAGAAATTAGAAAAGAAGTCTTTTATCAAAATATACTATTTTAAAGTTTCAGCAATCATCAAAGCACATTTTTCACCATCGATTGCTGCCGAAATAATTCCTCCTGCATAACCTGCTCCTTCTCCACAAGGATACAAACCTTTTATTTGCAAATGCTCATAAGTAATTGGATCTCTTGGAATACGAACCGGAGACGAAGTTCTGCTTTCAGGAGCGTGCAAAATTGCTTCATTGGTCAAATAACCACGCATAGATTTTCCGAATTCTTTAAATCCTTCGCGTAATATTTGCGATAAGAAACCAGGAAAAACCTGTCCCATTTCTACAGAAGTAGTTCCCGGAACATAAGAGGTTTTAGGAATATCTGCCGAAACTTTATTTTGGGTAAAATCAACCATTCGTTGCGCCGGAACTTTTTGAGTTTCTCCAGCCAAATGCCACGCTTTTTGTTCAATGCTTTTTTGGAATTCCATTCCTGCCAAAGCACCAAATTTTGCAAAAGGTTTAAAATCTTCCAATTTCAACTCGATTACAATTCCTGAATTTGCCGTAACCTGATCACGTTTAGATGGTGACCAACCGTTTGTAACAACTTCGCCTGGACTTGTAGCACAAGGCGCAATTACACCACCCGGACACATACAGAATGAATACATTCCGCGACCGTTTACTTGCTTAACGATTGAATATGGCGCCGGTGGCAAATGTTCGCCACGATAATCACAGCTATATTGAATACTATCTATTAATTGTTGCGAATGTTCTGCGCGAACTCCTAAAGCAAAAGGTTTCGCTTCGATAAATATTTTCTTTTTATCCAGTAATTCAAAAATATCACGCGCCGAATGTCCAGTTGCTAAAATCAATTTATTAGCTAGAATTTTATCTCCGGTTTGCGTTACAATTCCTTCGACTTCATTATTCTTTACCAGAATATCAGTTACTTTAGTATCAAACAAAACCTGACCACCAAATTCGATAATTTTGTTTCGAATATCTTCAATGATTTTCGGCAATTTATTTGTTCCAATATGCGGATGCGCTTCTACCAAAATATCTTCAGAAGCTCCAAAAGCAACTAAAAGTTCAAGAATTCTGGTTACATCTCCACGCTTTTTAGAACGCGTATATAATTTTCCATCCGAATAAGTTCCTGCTCCGCCTTCGCCAAAGCAGTAATTAGAATCTTCGTTAACCAAATGATCAACATTGATTGCTTTAAGATCACGTCGTCTTCCACGAACATCTTTTCCACGTTCGATTACTATTGGCTTTAAGCCTAATTCGATTAATTGCAAAGCAGCAAAAAGTCCAGCCGGACCTGCACCGACAACAATCACTTCTTGTGCCGCTGAAACGTCCTTATATATAGGTAGCTCAATTTTTGTTTCCTGAAACGGTTCTCCCTGCAGATAAATAATAACTTTCAGATTGATTTTTATCGCTTTTTGACGCGCATCAATTGATCGTTTTAAAATAGAAACATGCTGAATTTCCTTAGCAGAAACTTTTATCTGTTTAGACAAATAGTCTTTAAGTAATAATTCGTTTGCAGCAATTTCTGGAGTTACCTGAAGTAAAAGTTCTCTTGGCATTTTATTTTATTTATTCAATTAGCTTTTCTATCTATGAAAAGAACATGCAAAAGTACTATTTTGATCTGACTTTATATAATTAACCGCAAAGTGCGCTAAGTTTTTTTAAGGTATGGTTTTACAAAAACGCAAAGTTCGCAAAACTTTGTGTTGATATAGCTTTGCGAACTTTGCGTTTTCTATTCGCAAAGAAAAATTAAATCTTAGCATACTTTGCGTTTAATTACGCAGCAACTTTTCTCTTCTTTGTAAAATCTTTAATATTTATTTTAAACCACAGATTACTTAGATTAAAAAGATTTCTGTTGCGAACAGGTTAGACGCACTGCAGTGCGCCTCTACAGAAAAAAAACTCAGTCCCGAAGCTTCGGGATAGCATCTCAGAACCTCACAACCTTTTTTCAAAAAAGACTTTGTACCTTTGTCACTCTGAACCTATGTACCTCTAAAAAAAATGTCTAGAAAAATAAAATTGATTTGGGATTTTCGTGGTCCGGCTTCGGCAAAAACAGCCGAACATCATGAAATTCATCTAAAAGAATATATCGCAATAGAAAAACTTCCGCTGAATATTACGGGTTTTAAAATCATAAACGAAATGCAAGCTATTGCTTTTATGGTTGTAACCGATGAAAATATGATTCAAGTACGAGATGCTTTGAAACCGCATCGAGGAGAAATATATGAGGAATAAATTCCAATAAAAAAATTCCAAATTCCAATTGCTTATATAGCCTGGAATTTGGAATTTATATTTTACTGTTTTGTTTTTTGTTTTTGTTTCGGAATTTATTTTTAATTCGCTACTTCACTAATAAATTTAATTCGCATTAAGCGTAATTCATCAATATCATAATCACCATCGAATTCTTTAAGCGCGTCTTCGATTTTATCGGATTCTGATTCCATGAAATAATCGTGAATTTCTTCTTGTTGATCGTCGTCAAGCATATCATCAACCCAATATTTGATATTCAGTTTTGTACCCGAATAAACGATTTGCTCCATTTCTTTGATTAAAGCATCCATAGATAACCCTTTTGCAGAAGCAATATCGTTCAATGATAATTTTCGATCTATATTTTGAATGATATATAATTTATTGGCAGAATTTACTCCTGTAGATTTCACCACAAGATCGTCTGGACGGATAATATCATTATCTTCTACATAACGACTGATTAAGGCAACAAATTCTCCACCATATTTCTTTGCTTTACCTTCTCCAACACCGTGAATATTGTATAACTCAGTTAAAGTCATTGGATATTTCAGTGCCATATCTTCAAGCGAAGGATCCTGAAAAACAACAAACGGAGGAACTCCCAGTTTTTTGGCCACTTTTTTACGAAGTTCGCGCAACATTCCCATTAAAACTTCATCGGCAGTACCTGATGATTTTGATGCTGTTACGATTGCTTCATCTTCAGTTTCATTGTATTCATGGTCTTCAGACATCATAAATGATTCTGGCTTTTTAATGAAATTCAAACCTTCTTTGGTGATTTTCACTACTCCATAAGTCTCAATATCTTTAGACAAATAACCTGCAACTAAAACTTGTCGAAGTAATGCCATCCAATATTTTTCGTCATGATCTGAACCTGATCCAAAAAAGGATTGCGTATCCGTTTTATGTGCTTTAATTACTGCGTTTACACGACCAATTAATGTAAATACAATTTCTTTTGATTTATAAATATGTTTGGTATCGCGAACGATTTCCAACAATTTAACGACTTGTTCTTTGGCTTCAATTCTCGTTTTAGGATTGCGAACGTTGTCGTCCATATCTGCACCTTCGCCAGTTTCGCTATCGAATTCTTCCCCAAAATAGTGCAATAAGAATTTTCTACGCGACATTGAGGTTTCGGCGTAAGCCACAACTTCCTGCAATAAAGCAAAACCAATTTCCTGTTCAGCAACTGGTTTTCCGGACATAAATTTCTCTAACTTTTCTACATCTTTATAAGAGTAGTAAGCCAAGCAATGTCCTTCGCCTCCATCACGTCCCGCACGACCAGTTTCCTGATAATAACTTTCGAGTGATTTCGGAATATCATGATGAATTACAAAACGAACGTCTGGTTTGTCGATTCCCATTCCGAAAGCAATTGTTGCTACAACCACATCTACATCTTCCATCAGGAACATATCCTGATGTTTTGCACGAGTTTTAGCATCTAAACCTGCATGATAAGGAACAGCACTGATTCCGTTAACTTGTAAAACTTCGGCAATCGATTCTACTTTTTTACGGCTTAAGCAGTAAATAATTCCCGATTTGCCTTTATGTTGTTTGATAAATCGGATGATATCCGACTCAATATTTTTAGTTTTTGTGCGAACTTCGTAGTATAAGTTCGGTCTGTTGAATGATGCTTTAAAAGTATTTGCATCAGACATATCAAGGTTTTTCAGAATATCTTCCTGAACTTTTGGGGTCGCAGTTGCGGTAAGTCCAATAATTGGCACTTTACCTAATTGTTTAATTATATTTTTCAGATTTCGGTATTCAGGCCTAAAATCATGACCCCATTCTGAAATACAATGTGCTTCATCAATCGCTACAAATGAAATTGGCACGCTTTGCAAAAAAGCCACATATTCTTCTTTTGTCAAAGATTCCGGTGCGACATACAAAAGTTTAGTTAAACCAGAAGTGATGTCTTTTTTTACTTGCGCAATTTCTGTTTTGGTAAGAGAGGAATTTAGCACATGCGCAATTCCGTTTTCTGAAGAAAGGCTTCGAATAGCATCAACCTGATTTTTCATCAAAGCAATTAAAGGAGAAACAACGATAGCTGTTCCGTCCTGAATTAAAGCGGGTAATTGATAACAAAGAGACTTTCCACCGCCTGTTGGCATAATTACAAAAGTATTCTTTTTATCTAAAATACTCGTAATGACTTGCTCCTGCAAGCCCTTAAATTGGCTAAAGCCGAAATACTTCTTTAATTCCTTGTGTATTTCAATTTCGTTTGAATTCATTCTTTATATTAATGGATATTTTGTATAAATTTGCAACACATAAAGATACAACTTTCTTTTATACATACAAATTTTAAATATTCTGTTTTGATCACAAAAGAAAATATATTGGCCATCGCCAAGAAAACCATACTCTCTGAAAGTGAAGCGATTACAAAGTTAATTGATTTTTTGGACGAAAATTTTTACGAAGCAACACAACGTATTTACGAAACCAAAGGCCGATTGATCGTTACAGGCATTGGAAAAAGTGCCATTATTGCTCAAAAAATGGTTGCCACTTTTAACTCAACAGGAACACCTTCTATGTTTCTACATGCTTCAGAAGCTATTCATGGAGATTTAGGAATGATTCAAAAAGAGGACATCATTATTTGTATTTCAAAAAGCGGAAATAGTCCTGAAATAAAAGTTTTAGTGCCTTTATTAAAACGTTTTGGCAATATTTTAATTGCGATTACCGGAAATATCACTTCTGCTTTAGCCAAAGGTTCTGACTATGTTTTGAACACAACAGTCGAAATGGAAGCTTGCCCAATAAATTTAGCACCAACAAACAGTACTACAGCGCAACTTGTAATGGGCGACGCACTTGCAGTTTGTTTAATGGAAATGCGTGATTTTAAACCTGAAGATTTTGCAGTTTATCATCCTGGCGGAGCTTTAGGAAAAAAACTATTGCTTCGTGTAAAAGATATGATCGAGCATTCTTTAAAACCTCAAGTTACTCCGGAAACTTCAGTTAAAAAGGTAATCTTTGAAATCTCAGAAAAAAGATTAGGCGTAACAGCCGTTATCGAAAATGATAAAATTATCGGAATTATTACTGACGGAGACATCCGAAGAATGCTAAATGACGTAGATACTATTGCAGATTTAACCGCAAAAGATATTATGTCGAAAAACCCTAAATTTGTATCTTCAGAAACTATGGCGGTTGACGCCTTGAATATTTTGGAAGATTTTTCAATAACACAACTGATTGTCTCTGACAACGGCGAGTACAAAGGAGTATTACATTTACATGACATTTTAAAAGAAGGAATCGTATAATGGCAAAAAAAAACCTTGGCGAGATGTCATTTTTAGACCATCTTGAAGAATTAAGATGGTTACTAGTTAGGAGTACAATTGCAATTTGCATCATGGGATTTTTCACTTATTTTGTAAGTGATTATTTGTTTGATCAAATTATTTTAGGTCCAATAAGACCCTCATTTTTTACTTATCGCTGGTTTTGTGATTTATCACATCAATTAGGATTTGCTGACAGTATTTGTATTACCGAACTGAATTTTATTATTCAGAATACAGAAATGGAAGGTCAGGTAAACATATTCGTATGGATGTGTCTTTTGGCCGGATTCATTTTAAGTTTCCCTTATATTTTATGGGAAATCTGGAAATTTATCAGCCCGGCATTATATGAGAAAGAGCGTAAAAATGCAAAAGTTTTTATCTTCGTTTCTTCTTTACTTTTCTTCTTAGGAGTATTATTTGGTTATTATGTTGTAATACCAATGTCGGTAAATTTCGTTGCCACTTTCTCCGTGAGTGATGTTGTAAAAAATCAATTTACACTTGATTCTTATATGGGAATGGTAAAAACAAGTATTCTTGGAAGTGCTGTATTTTTTGAATTACCAATTGCTATATATTTCCTAACTAAATTAGGATTAGTAACCCCTACTTTCTTAAGAAAATATTGGAAATATGCTGTAGTAATCATCTTGGTTATCGCTGCAATCGTAACTCCTCCAGATGTAGTAAGTCAAACTATTGTTGCAATACCAATGTTGCTTATCTACGAAGTGAGTATTTTGATTTCGAAGGTTGTTTATAGAAATAAAATGAAAGAAAATGTCTGATATCATACAAGAATTTAACGACTATCGTTCTAAAATGAACGAAAAATTATTAGCTGACAATAACAAAATTGTTAAGCGAATTTTTAATCTGGACACCAATGCTTATGCTCCGGGAGCGCTTGATGTAAAGACAAAAGAACTTTTAGGATTAGTAGCTTCGGCAGTTTTACGTTGTGATGATTGTGTAAAATATCACTTAGAAACCAGCCATAAAGAAGGAGTTACCAAAGAAGAAATGATGGAAGCAATGGGAATCGCAACTTTGGTTGGAGGAACAATTGTAATCCCGCATTTAAGAAGAGCTTACGAATTTTGGGAAGCTTTGGAAGAAGCAGAAACTAAATAATTGTTAATAGGTTTATTTGTTGAATCGTTTATTCGTTAATTTGCGACGATTAAACGATTTATACGTTTAAACGATTAAACTTAGAAAATGAAATTAAGAGCCGATAATTTAATCAAAACCTATAAAGGTCGTAGCGTTGTAAAAGGAATTTCTGTTGAGGTAAATCAAGGAGAAATCGTGGGACTTTTGGGTCCAAATGGTGCTGGAAAGACAACTTCATTCTACATGATTGTTGGATTGGTAAAACCTAATTCAGGAAACATCTATTTAGATGATTTGAATATTACTGATTATCCTATGTACAAACGTGCACAACAAGGAATTGGTTACTTAGCACAAGAAGCTTCTGTTTTTAGAAAACTAAGCATCGAAGATAATATTCTAAGTGTTTTGCAATTGACCAAGCTTTCAAAAGAAGCTCAAATTGCAAAAATGGAAAGTTTAATCGAAGAATTTAGTTTAGAACATATTCGTACCAACCGTGGAGATTTACTTTCGGGAGGTGAACGTCGTCGTACTGAAATTGCCCGTGCTTTGGCAACTGATCCAAAATTCATTTTATTAGATGAACCTTTTGCGGGAGTTGACCCTGTTGCGGTTGAAGATATCCAAAGAATTGTAGCGCAGTTAAAAAACAAAAACATCGGAATTCTAATTACCGATCACAACGTTCAGGAAACTTTAGCTATTACTGATAAAACATACTTAATGTTTGAAGGAGGAATCCTGAAAGCCGGAGTTCCGGAAGAATTAGTAGAAGATGAAATGGTTCGCCGTGTTTATCTTGGACAAAACTTCGAATTGCGTAAAAAGAAACTTGAATTTTAATTCGATATATGTAAATGGTAAAAAGTAAAATGTTAGTTACTTTTTACCATTTTTTCTTTTGATGTCTTTCTTTTCACATTTTACAACTAACATCTTACTCGACAGTAATAAATTGCAATTGCTCTAAATCTCCGTTATATATATTGACATCTACTCTGTGTTTAATTCCCGGCAAAGAAGCTTTCTCTGTAAATTGCCAAAAAAGCCAATCTGGTTCAATTTTTTCTCTGTAAAAATTATAATTGGCGATCCAGAATAAATATTCTCCAAATTCTTCTTTCAAAAAATCATCATAATAACGTTCTCCTGTATAAATAATTGGACGCACTTGATAATGTGCTTCAACTTTATTTAACCAACGTTTTAATCCTTTTTTCAAACTGTCTAAAGGTTGATTCTTCGGTAATTTTTCAATATCTAAAACAGGTGGCAAATCGCCTTTTTGCAATTTTACTGTTTTAATGAAAAGATTTGCCTGTTCGATAGAATTTTCATTCGGACGATAATAATGATAAGCACCTCGCATAATTTTATACTCTTTTGCTCCTTCCCAATTTTTCTTAAACTGTCTGTCAACTCGATCATTTCCTGCTGTTGCGCGAACAAACACAAATTTTACAGGATATTTTTCGTCTAGAACCTCAACTTCATCCCATTCTACGGTTCCTTGAAATTCTGAAACATCAATACCTACTACTTTTCCTTTGTGATT
This genomic window from Flavobacterium sp. 9 contains:
- a CDS encoding NAD(P)/FAD-dependent oxidoreductase — translated: MPRELLLQVTPEIAANELLLKDYLSKQIKVSAKEIQHVSILKRSIDARQKAIKINLKVIIYLQGEPFQETKIELPIYKDVSAAQEVIVVGAGPAGLFAALQLIELGLKPIVIERGKDVRGRRRDLKAINVDHLVNEDSNYCFGEGGAGTYSDGKLYTRSKKRGDVTRILELLVAFGASEDILVEAHPHIGTNKLPKIIEDIRNKIIEFGGQVLFDTKVTDILVKNNEVEGIVTQTGDKILANKLILATGHSARDIFELLDKKKIFIEAKPFALGVRAEHSQQLIDSIQYSCDYRGEHLPPAPYSIVKQVNGRGMYSFCMCPGGVIAPCATSPGEVVTNGWSPSKRDQVTANSGIVIELKLEDFKPFAKFGALAGMEFQKSIEQKAWHLAGETQKVPAQRMVDFTQNKVSADIPKTSYVPGTTSVEMGQVFPGFLSQILREGFKEFGKSMRGYLTNEAILHAPESRTSSPVRIPRDPITYEHLQIKGLYPCGEGAGYAGGIISAAIDGEKCALMIAETLK
- the recQ gene encoding DNA helicase RecQ; its protein translation is MNSNEIEIHKELKKYFGFSQFKGLQEQVITSILDKKNTFVIMPTGGGKSLCYQLPALIQDGTAIVVSPLIALMKNQVDAIRSLSSENGIAHVLNSSLTKTEIAQVKKDITSGLTKLLYVAPESLTKEEYVAFLQSVPISFVAIDEAHCISEWGHDFRPEYRNLKNIIKQLGKVPIIGLTATATPKVQEDILKNLDMSDANTFKASFNRPNLYYEVRTKTKNIESDIIRFIKQHKGKSGIIYCLSRKKVESIAEVLQVNGISAVPYHAGLDAKTRAKHQDMFLMEDVDVVVATIAFGMGIDKPDVRFVIHHDIPKSLESYYQETGRAGRDGGEGHCLAYYSYKDVEKLEKFMSGKPVAEQEIGFALLQEVVAYAETSMSRRKFLLHYFGEEFDSETGEGADMDDNVRNPKTRIEAKEQVVKLLEIVRDTKHIYKSKEIVFTLIGRVNAVIKAHKTDTQSFFGSGSDHDEKYWMALLRQVLVAGYLSKDIETYGVVKITKEGLNFIKKPESFMMSEDHEYNETEDEAIVTASKSSGTADEVLMGMLRELRKKVAKKLGVPPFVVFQDPSLEDMALKYPMTLTELYNIHGVGEGKAKKYGGEFVALISRYVEDNDIIRPDDLVVKSTGVNSANKLYIIQNIDRKLSLNDIASAKGLSMDALIKEMEQIVYSGTKLNIKYWVDDMLDDDQQEEIHDYFMESESDKIEDALKEFDGDYDIDELRLMRIKFISEVAN
- a CDS encoding SIS domain-containing protein — its product is MITKENILAIAKKTILSESEAITKLIDFLDENFYEATQRIYETKGRLIVTGIGKSAIIAQKMVATFNSTGTPSMFLHASEAIHGDLGMIQKEDIIICISKSGNSPEIKVLVPLLKRFGNILIAITGNITSALAKGSDYVLNTTVEMEACPINLAPTNSTTAQLVMGDALAVCLMEMRDFKPEDFAVYHPGGALGKKLLLRVKDMIEHSLKPQVTPETSVKKVIFEISEKRLGVTAVIENDKIIGIITDGDIRRMLNDVDTIADLTAKDIMSKNPKFVSSETMAVDALNILEDFSITQLIVSDNGEYKGVLHLHDILKEGIV
- the tatC gene encoding twin-arginine translocase subunit TatC, whose translation is MAKKNLGEMSFLDHLEELRWLLVRSTIAICIMGFFTYFVSDYLFDQIILGPIRPSFFTYRWFCDLSHQLGFADSICITELNFIIQNTEMEGQVNIFVWMCLLAGFILSFPYILWEIWKFISPALYEKERKNAKVFIFVSSLLFFLGVLFGYYVVIPMSVNFVATFSVSDVVKNQFTLDSYMGMVKTSILGSAVFFELPIAIYFLTKLGLVTPTFLRKYWKYAVVIILVIAAIVTPPDVVSQTIVAIPMLLIYEVSILISKVVYRNKMKENV
- a CDS encoding carboxymuconolactone decarboxylase family protein produces the protein MSDIIQEFNDYRSKMNEKLLADNNKIVKRIFNLDTNAYAPGALDVKTKELLGLVASAVLRCDDCVKYHLETSHKEGVTKEEMMEAMGIATLVGGTIVIPHLRRAYEFWEALEEAETK
- the lptB gene encoding LPS export ABC transporter ATP-binding protein, giving the protein MKLRADNLIKTYKGRSVVKGISVEVNQGEIVGLLGPNGAGKTTSFYMIVGLVKPNSGNIYLDDLNITDYPMYKRAQQGIGYLAQEASVFRKLSIEDNILSVLQLTKLSKEAQIAKMESLIEEFSLEHIRTNRGDLLSGGERRRTEIARALATDPKFILLDEPFAGVDPVAVEDIQRIVAQLKNKNIGILITDHNVQETLAITDKTYLMFEGGILKAGVPEELVEDEMVRRVYLGQNFELRKKKLEF
- a CDS encoding glycoside hydrolase family 25 protein; translation: MARKTTTRRTSYSRKAKPQRSFLATGLRFIIYCFLIVLFFASIYHYRDGLKYYLGFKSSKVLDEDEVDKHLSDVRNIRVLENHKGKVVGIDVSEFQGTVEWDEVEVLDEKYPVKFVFVRATAGNDRVDRQFKKNWEGAKEYKIMRGAYHYYRPNENSIEQANLFIKTVKLQKGDLPPVLDIEKLPKNQPLDSLKKGLKRWLNKVEAHYQVRPIIYTGERYYDDFLKEEFGEYLFWIANYNFYREKIEPDWLFWQFTEKASLPGIKHRVDVNIYNGDLEQLQFITVE